The following proteins come from a genomic window of Microbacterium sp. JZ31:
- a CDS encoding serine/threonine-protein kinase has protein sequence MNQRRPPAPPPQLPGFTHLELLGSGGFADVYLYEQELPRRRVAVKVLLPERISPSAAQFTAEANVMAMLSTHPAIVTIYQAGVSSDGRPYLVMEYCPRPNLQVRYRREPFSVAEALRVGVQVAAAVETAHRAGVLHRDIKPANILVTEYNRPALTDFGIASTSQTAAETTGMSIPWSPPEVFDAAAAQGGPRTDVYQLGATIYTLLAGRSPFEVPGQRNGSAELIERIERMPLPAIERPDVPSSLFAALSRAMSKDPADRYPSAVAFARALQKVQIELAHSVTPIDILDERPLDAGPEDDDGGLTRVRGVTSIAPIDTSTRPSATTAKVAGAAPPADDATIVRGPRVVEPIADETILRPRSPQDVAAPTAAPAPEAAAPTTPERSRRWPTILAASVVGVAVIGIGAAVIGSVIAPEPEPTTAPTVIAQDPLGDGGVPLVEDGEGVIRGGNAVFTWTNPAPAEGDQYRWHRNALSGRGEGHLTTEPTVTVPVEGADQVCIDVYLVRANGTFTNEAVTICAPE, from the coding sequence GTGAATCAACGCCGCCCGCCCGCGCCGCCGCCGCAGCTGCCGGGCTTCACGCACCTCGAGCTGCTCGGATCCGGCGGCTTCGCCGACGTCTACCTGTACGAGCAGGAGCTGCCGCGCCGCCGCGTGGCGGTGAAGGTGCTGCTGCCGGAGCGGATCTCCCCGTCGGCCGCGCAGTTCACGGCCGAGGCGAACGTGATGGCGATGCTGTCGACGCATCCGGCGATCGTCACGATCTACCAGGCGGGGGTCTCGTCCGACGGGCGTCCGTACCTCGTGATGGAGTACTGCCCGCGCCCCAACCTGCAGGTGCGCTACCGGCGCGAGCCGTTCTCGGTCGCCGAGGCGCTGCGCGTGGGCGTGCAGGTCGCGGCCGCGGTCGAGACCGCGCACCGCGCCGGCGTGCTGCACCGCGACATCAAGCCCGCGAACATCCTGGTCACGGAGTACAACCGCCCCGCGCTGACCGACTTCGGCATCGCGTCGACCTCGCAGACCGCCGCCGAGACGACGGGCATGTCGATCCCGTGGTCGCCGCCGGAGGTCTTCGACGCCGCCGCCGCGCAGGGCGGCCCGCGCACCGACGTGTACCAGCTCGGCGCGACGATCTACACGCTGCTGGCGGGGCGGTCCCCGTTCGAGGTGCCCGGCCAGCGCAACGGCAGCGCCGAGCTGATCGAGCGCATCGAGCGGATGCCGCTGCCCGCGATCGAGCGTCCGGATGTGCCGTCGTCGCTTTTCGCGGCGCTGTCCCGGGCGATGTCGAAGGATCCGGCCGACCGCTACCCGAGCGCCGTCGCGTTCGCGCGTGCGCTGCAGAAGGTGCAGATCGAGCTCGCGCACTCGGTCACGCCGATCGACATCCTGGACGAGCGTCCGCTCGACGCGGGGCCCGAGGACGACGACGGCGGCCTGACCCGTGTGCGCGGCGTCACGAGCATCGCGCCGATCGACACCTCCACCCGTCCCTCCGCGACCACGGCCAAGGTGGCGGGCGCCGCGCCGCCGGCCGACGACGCGACCATCGTGCGCGGCCCGCGCGTGGTCGAGCCGATCGCCGACGAGACGATCCTGCGGCCGCGCTCGCCGCAGGACGTCGCGGCGCCCACGGCGGCTCCGGCGCCGGAGGCGGCCGCGCCCACGACGCCCGAGCGCTCCCGCCGCTGGCCGACGATCCTCGCGGCCTCGGTCGTCGGCGTCGCGGTGATCGGCATCGGCGCCGCGGTCATCGGCTCCGTCATCGCACCGGAACCCGAGCCGACGACCGCGCCGACCGTCATCGCGCAGGACCCGCTGGGCGACGGCGGCGTGCCGCTCGTGGAGGACGGCGAGGGCGTCATCCGGGGCGGGAACGCCGTCTTCACGTGGACGAACCCCGCCCCCGCGGAAGGTGACCAGTACCGCTGGCACCGCAACGCCCTGTCCGGTCGCGGCGAGGGGCACCTCACCACGGAGCCGACCGTCACGGTGCCGGTCGAGGGCGCGGATCAGGTCTGCATCGACGTCTATCTCGTGCGCGCGAACGGCACCTTCACGAACGAAGCCGTCACGATCTGCGCGCCGGAGTGA
- a CDS encoding glycosyltransferase, which yields MDVTVIVPTRNERGNVAEMVRQLASALAGRRAEILFVDDSEDGTVAEVERVAQDAPLPVRALHRPAGQRAGGLGGAVVTGLKAAAADVCVVMDGDLQHPPALVPALVDRHARGDADVVVASRYIGGGDSTGLGTTLRFGVSRAATILTKAMFPLRLHGTSDPMTGFFLVDRRSLDLATLRPSGFKVLLELLVRSDLRTAEVPMRFHERAQGESKATARQGFTFLVHLARLRFGKMSVFAAIGAMGALANIAIVWLLTAAGVGYVWAAIVAAEVTIVANFLLAERFVFADMRGRASGFWQRFGTSFAFNNAEAAIRIPVLAFLVETWHISAVLATAITLAVAFVARFVFHSLVVYAPRRSREPGTETAGQKIIRLIDEEAMRPGEL from the coding sequence GTGGACGTCACGGTCATCGTCCCCACACGCAACGAGCGGGGAAACGTCGCCGAGATGGTGCGGCAGCTCGCCTCGGCGCTCGCGGGCCGGCGCGCCGAGATCCTGTTCGTCGACGACAGCGAGGACGGCACGGTCGCCGAGGTCGAGCGCGTCGCGCAGGATGCGCCCCTGCCGGTGAGGGCACTGCACCGACCCGCGGGTCAGCGCGCCGGAGGGCTGGGCGGTGCGGTCGTCACCGGGCTCAAGGCCGCCGCGGCCGACGTGTGCGTCGTGATGGACGGCGATCTGCAGCACCCGCCTGCGCTCGTCCCGGCGCTCGTCGACCGGCACGCGCGCGGCGACGCCGACGTGGTGGTCGCATCGCGCTACATCGGCGGCGGCGACTCGACGGGGCTCGGCACCACTCTGCGGTTCGGCGTCTCTCGCGCCGCGACCATCCTGACGAAGGCCATGTTCCCGCTGCGGCTGCACGGCACGAGCGACCCGATGACCGGCTTCTTCCTCGTCGACCGTCGCAGCCTCGACCTCGCGACGCTGCGGCCGAGCGGCTTCAAGGTCCTGCTCGAGCTGCTGGTGCGCAGCGACCTGCGCACGGCCGAGGTGCCGATGCGCTTCCACGAGCGCGCGCAGGGCGAGTCGAAGGCGACCGCGCGGCAGGGCTTCACGTTCCTCGTCCACCTCGCGCGCCTGCGCTTCGGCAAGATGTCGGTGTTCGCGGCGATCGGAGCGATGGGCGCGCTGGCCAACATCGCGATCGTGTGGCTGCTCACCGCCGCGGGCGTGGGCTACGTCTGGGCGGCGATCGTCGCCGCCGAGGTGACGATCGTGGCGAACTTCCTGCTCGCCGAGCGCTTCGTCTTCGCCGACATGCGCGGACGCGCATCCGGCTTCTGGCAACGCTTCGGCACGTCCTTCGCCTTCAACAACGCGGAGGCGGCGATCCGGATCCCGGTGCTCGCGTTCCTGGTCGAGACCTGGCACATCTCGGCCGTGCTGGCGACGGCGATCACGCTCGCGGTCGCGTTCGTCGCGCGCTTCGTGTTCCACTCGCTCGTCGTGTACGCGCCGCGCCGCTCGCGCGAGCCGGGCACAGAGACGGCGGGCCAGAAGATCATCCGCCTGATCGACGAAGAGGCGATGCGCCCCGGCGAGCTGTAG
- the ypfJ gene encoding KPN_02809 family neutral zinc metallopeptidase has protein sequence MTFNENANVGNSKARRRGRNAAIAGGGGVGVIAIAVLLISMFTGQDLTGLLGITDGAGGGQQPQSGGAIIEDCETGADANERDDCRLVLGAEAIDQFWAEELPGYREPQLIIVDQATSSQCGTASNQTGPFYCPPEETVYVDPTFFGLLRSQFDASAGSLAQLYVLAHEYGHHVQNLTGVFEQHPNNGTGADSNGVRTELQADCFAGAWVAAMTEQEDVDGDPYLLAPTPQQIADALNAAAAVGDDHIQEQSGGEINPESWTHGSSEQRQRWFDVGREGGVDACDTFSVSGSEL, from the coding sequence ATGACATTCAATGAGAACGCGAATGTCGGGAACAGCAAGGCCCGGCGCCGCGGCCGCAACGCCGCGATCGCCGGTGGCGGCGGCGTCGGAGTGATCGCCATCGCGGTGCTGCTGATCAGCATGTTCACGGGTCAGGACCTCACCGGGCTGCTCGGCATCACGGACGGCGCGGGCGGCGGCCAGCAGCCGCAGAGCGGCGGCGCGATCATCGAGGACTGCGAGACGGGAGCGGACGCCAACGAGCGGGACGACTGCCGCCTCGTGCTCGGCGCCGAGGCGATCGACCAGTTCTGGGCGGAGGAGCTGCCCGGCTACCGCGAGCCGCAGCTCATCATCGTGGATCAGGCGACGTCGTCGCAGTGCGGCACCGCGTCCAACCAGACCGGCCCGTTCTACTGCCCTCCCGAGGAGACCGTCTACGTCGACCCGACGTTCTTCGGTCTGCTGCGCTCGCAGTTCGACGCCTCGGCGGGCAGTCTCGCGCAGCTGTACGTGCTCGCCCACGAATACGGCCACCACGTGCAGAACCTCACCGGCGTGTTCGAGCAGCACCCGAACAACGGCACCGGCGCCGACAGCAACGGCGTGCGCACCGAGCTGCAGGCCGACTGCTTCGCGGGAGCCTGGGTCGCGGCGATGACGGAGCAGGAGGACGTCGACGGCGACCCGTACCTGCTGGCGCCGACGCCCCAGCAGATCGCCGACGCGCTGAACGCCGCCGCGGCCGTGGGCGACGACCACATCCAGGAGCAGTCGGGCGGCGAGATCAATCCCGAGAGCTGGACGCACGGATCGAGCGAGCAGCGGCAGCGCTGGTTCGACGTGGGCCGAGAGGGCGGCGTCGACGCGTGCGACACGTTCTCGGTCTCCGGCAGCGAGCTCTGA
- a CDS encoding DUF2243 domain-containing protein, producing the protein MTPSESRPAPRATAYERSARRPAHNVWSGVLFGVGLIAFIDEAVFHQVLHWHHFYDRGTPELGLVSDGIFHALSWFATIAGLFLFADLRRRGALHLRRWIGGVLVGAGAFQLYDGTVQHKLFEIHQIRYVEDLLPYDLAWNISAAVILAAGIVLLVVTRPSRAASTAERA; encoded by the coding sequence ATGACGCCTTCAGAGTCGCGCCCCGCGCCGCGTGCGACCGCGTACGAGCGAAGCGCACGCCGACCGGCCCACAACGTGTGGTCGGGCGTGCTGTTCGGCGTGGGCCTGATCGCCTTCATCGACGAAGCGGTGTTCCACCAGGTGCTGCACTGGCACCACTTCTACGACCGGGGCACGCCCGAACTCGGCCTCGTCTCCGACGGGATCTTCCACGCGCTCAGCTGGTTCGCGACGATCGCCGGCCTGTTCCTGTTCGCCGACCTGCGCAGACGCGGCGCCCTGCACCTGCGCCGGTGGATCGGCGGGGTCCTGGTCGGCGCCGGCGCCTTCCAGCTGTATGACGGCACCGTCCAGCACAAGCTGTTCGAGATCCACCAGATCCGGTACGTCGAGGATCTCCTTCCCTACGACCTCGCGTGGAACATCTCGGCAGCCGTCATCCTCGCGGCGGGGATCGTGCTCCTCGTCGTGACCCGTCCGTCGCGTGCGGCGTCGACGGCGGAACGGGCGTGA
- a CDS encoding FHA domain-containing protein: protein MRVTYEPGGMLTIVADDGVAVLPGGLPQDMIDEVWEGLDTGDGVAAVLDALGRAFGPATAALPPFAVALLQDDAVRTAVRGDLRLTVETLSGALEVTGGASDTWTVRLIEDALSVRVRPAQDAPASASELPIASGAVLAATVSAVFFETEEEDEPSRPRGDDARDSPVPDDLVNGLSGSEAQPPSETLLPEDTRLGSAAGSAPGPAATTADDLAVADTIVVHRDGAADPVPAAADEAPGVMGDTIEPLGDHDGATITFAEFAARGHVPLAAPEPVDARLPEVQPVAPGLEAHGDHDGATISVHELGHSDTASVPRDAAVWPAPPTDEVPFEGTERPEAQRLDPAPLPRFDDVPSLAASPFAPGPSRGRVRLSTGEVVELDRPVIIGRRPRSARTTGADMPHLVAVESPQNDISRNHVEISSDGETVVVTDLHTTNGTVLYRTGLLGGSADPVRLHPGEQTVVVAGDVVDIGDGVTLSFEDLP, encoded by the coding sequence ATGCGCGTGACATACGAGCCCGGCGGCATGCTGACCATCGTCGCCGACGACGGGGTCGCAGTGCTGCCCGGCGGCCTACCGCAGGACATGATCGACGAGGTCTGGGAGGGCCTGGACACCGGCGACGGCGTCGCGGCCGTGCTCGACGCGCTCGGGCGCGCGTTCGGCCCGGCGACCGCCGCGCTGCCGCCCTTCGCCGTCGCGCTGCTGCAGGACGACGCGGTGCGCACCGCCGTGCGCGGCGATCTGCGGCTCACGGTCGAGACCCTGAGCGGCGCGCTCGAGGTCACGGGCGGTGCGTCCGACACATGGACCGTGCGCCTGATCGAGGACGCCCTCTCGGTCCGCGTGCGTCCCGCGCAGGACGCGCCCGCGAGCGCGTCCGAGCTGCCGATCGCGTCGGGAGCCGTGCTCGCGGCGACCGTGAGCGCGGTGTTCTTCGAGACCGAGGAGGAGGACGAGCCGTCGCGACCCCGCGGCGACGACGCGCGGGACTCGCCCGTGCCCGACGACCTCGTGAACGGCCTGTCCGGATCCGAAGCGCAGCCGCCCTCCGAGACGCTGCTGCCGGAGGACACGCGGCTCGGAAGCGCGGCGGGCTCCGCGCCGGGCCCCGCCGCGACGACCGCGGACGATCTCGCCGTGGCCGACACGATCGTGGTGCACCGGGACGGAGCGGCCGACCCGGTGCCGGCGGCGGCGGACGAGGCGCCGGGCGTCATGGGGGACACGATCGAGCCGCTCGGCGATCACGACGGCGCGACGATCACGTTCGCGGAGTTCGCCGCGCGCGGCCACGTGCCGCTTGCGGCGCCCGAACCGGTGGACGCGCGGCTGCCCGAGGTGCAGCCCGTCGCTCCGGGGCTCGAGGCGCACGGCGATCACGACGGCGCCACGATCTCCGTCCACGAGCTCGGCCACTCGGACACCGCCTCCGTGCCGCGCGATGCGGCCGTGTGGCCCGCACCGCCGACCGACGAGGTGCCGTTCGAGGGGACGGAGCGGCCGGAGGCGCAGCGGCTCGACCCCGCCCCGCTGCCGCGCTTCGACGACGTGCCGTCGCTTGCCGCGTCGCCGTTCGCGCCGGGGCCGTCCCGCGGACGGGTCCGGCTGTCCACGGGCGAGGTTGTCGAGCTCGACCGCCCCGTGATCATCGGCCGGCGGCCGCGGTCCGCGCGCACCACGGGCGCGGACATGCCGCACCTCGTGGCGGTCGAGAGCCCGCAGAACGACATCTCGCGCAACCACGTCGAGATCTCGTCCGACGGCGAGACCGTCGTCGTGACCGACCTTCACACCACGAACGGCACGGTGCTGTACCGCACCGGGCTGCTCGGCGGGTCCGCGGATCCCGTGCGGCTGCACCCCGGCGAGCAGACCGTCGTCGTCGCGGGTGACGTCGTCGACATCGGCGACGGCGTGACGCTGTCGTTCGAGGACCTTCCGTGA
- a CDS encoding RDD family protein: MTTPNPYGAPAPGAYPPPQHGAPAYPSAPAPHAGAAFPAPGLGAHPGPAPVGAPMPGTPASLARRVGAYAIDVAVIAVAVALWIGIGMLLAQALGSAVIVIFAITAWVLAVAWFLVYTAMQGRHGSIGMRLLKLRLVRLDGGAPLGFGGAFLRNIIWSLGAAIIVGYFSVFFDRTGRNQGWHDKVAHAFMRDASGEERAGTSGTASRPASAPGPVSPVVPAYGGGTSAAPVPAPPAAAPAASGTPVFGGPVPPRPPLPPLIPQAASAARPAVAPPAAGPAAAPAPAGDGLIAFVPGITQDPPAPAGSAAPQPAAPVAVDDLDDDTILVRPTPATPEPEPDVEDTRLVSRARPAVLEWDDGTRHTVAERAVFGRNPSAPEGAEAVIVRDETLSLSKTHFEIVVAEADVSVVDHHSTNGVTIVRAGERLTAAPGEAIPLEADDALEIGDRIVTFKGRG; encoded by the coding sequence ATGACGACGCCGAACCCCTACGGGGCCCCCGCGCCGGGAGCCTACCCGCCGCCGCAGCACGGAGCGCCGGCCTACCCGTCGGCTCCCGCACCGCACGCCGGCGCCGCCTTCCCGGCGCCCGGACTCGGCGCGCATCCCGGGCCCGCTCCCGTGGGGGCGCCGATGCCGGGCACGCCGGCATCGCTCGCGCGCCGCGTGGGCGCGTACGCGATCGACGTCGCCGTGATCGCGGTGGCCGTCGCGCTGTGGATCGGCATCGGCATGCTCCTCGCGCAGGCGCTCGGCTCCGCCGTCATCGTGATCTTCGCGATCACCGCGTGGGTCCTCGCCGTCGCGTGGTTCCTCGTCTACACCGCGATGCAGGGCCGGCACGGCTCGATCGGCATGCGACTCCTGAAGCTGCGGCTCGTGCGCCTCGACGGCGGCGCGCCGCTCGGCTTCGGCGGCGCCTTCCTCCGCAACATCATCTGGTCGCTGGGGGCGGCGATCATCGTCGGCTACTTCTCGGTGTTCTTCGACAGGACGGGCCGCAACCAGGGCTGGCACGACAAGGTCGCGCACGCGTTCATGCGGGACGCGTCCGGCGAGGAGCGCGCCGGGACCTCCGGCACCGCCTCGCGCCCGGCCTCCGCTCCCGGCCCGGTGTCGCCCGTGGTCCCGGCCTATGGCGGCGGGACGTCGGCGGCTCCCGTGCCCGCGCCTCCCGCTGCCGCCCCGGCCGCGTCCGGCACCCCGGTGTTCGGCGGCCCCGTTCCCCCGCGCCCCCCGCTTCCTCCGCTGATCCCGCAGGCGGCGTCCGCCGCGCGTCCCGCCGTCGCGCCGCCCGCGGCCGGGCCCGCCGCGGCACCGGCGCCGGCAGGCGACGGGCTGATCGCGTTCGTGCCGGGGATCACGCAGGATCCGCCGGCGCCCGCGGGGTCGGCGGCACCGCAGCCGGCCGCTCCCGTCGCGGTGGACGACCTCGACGACGACACGATCCTCGTCCGTCCGACCCCCGCGACCCCCGAGCCCGAGCCGGACGTCGAGGACACGCGCCTCGTCAGCCGCGCGCGTCCCGCAGTGCTCGAGTGGGACGACGGAACGCGGCACACGGTCGCCGAGCGCGCCGTGTTCGGACGCAATCCCTCCGCCCCGGAGGGCGCCGAGGCGGTCATCGTGCGCGACGAGACCCTGTCGCTGTCGAAGACCCACTTCGAGATCGTCGTGGCCGAGGCCGACGTGTCCGTGGTCGACCACCACTCGACCAACGGCGTCACGATCGTCCGCGCGGGAGAGCGGCTCACCGCCGCCCCCGGCGAGGCGATCCCGCTCGAGGCGGATGACGCGCTCGAGATCGGCGACCGCATCGTGACGTTCAAGGGGCGCGGGTGA
- a CDS encoding cytochrome c oxidase assembly protein, which yields MHGHGGGGGAGTLDLILLGLAALAVVAYASGMVTSRRQGRAWPTDRLGLWAVGIAAAAATVVGPLAEKAHDDFMTHMAAHLSGGMIAPLLLVLAAPVTLALRTLHVTPARRISRLLRSAPARFIAHPVTAGVLSAGGLWVLYLTPLFEAMQAIPLLHVIVQAHLLITGYIFTAAIIGLDPAPHAPSRMLRAVVLVLSMASHAVLAKYLYANPPAGVAVPAAHDGAQLMYYGGALIEVVIVIIFCAQWYRETGRRLAPRDAEGKRVAAGKRLENGERHGAATPTSV from the coding sequence ATGCACGGACACGGCGGAGGGGGCGGCGCGGGGACGCTCGACCTGATCCTGCTGGGGCTCGCCGCCCTGGCCGTCGTCGCCTACGCGTCCGGCATGGTGACATCGCGCCGACAGGGCCGCGCGTGGCCGACGGATCGCCTCGGACTGTGGGCGGTCGGGATCGCCGCGGCCGCGGCCACGGTGGTCGGCCCGCTCGCGGAGAAGGCGCACGACGACTTCATGACGCACATGGCGGCGCACCTCTCGGGCGGCATGATCGCGCCGCTCCTGCTCGTGCTCGCCGCGCCCGTCACGCTTGCGCTGCGGACGCTCCATGTCACGCCGGCGCGCCGGATCTCGCGCCTGCTGCGCAGCGCCCCGGCGCGGTTCATCGCGCATCCCGTCACGGCCGGCGTCCTCAGCGCGGGCGGGCTGTGGGTCCTCTACCTGACGCCCCTGTTCGAGGCGATGCAGGCCATCCCTCTCCTCCACGTGATCGTGCAGGCGCACCTGCTGATCACGGGATACATCTTCACGGCGGCGATCATCGGCCTGGACCCGGCGCCGCATGCGCCGTCGCGCATGCTGAGGGCCGTTGTGCTCGTGCTCTCCATGGCGTCGCACGCCGTGCTCGCCAAGTATCTGTACGCGAACCCGCCCGCCGGGGTCGCGGTCCCGGCAGCGCACGACGGCGCGCAGCTCATGTACTACGGCGGCGCGCTGATCGAAGTGGTGATCGTCATCATCTTCTGCGCGCAGTGGTACCGAGAGACCGGGCGGCGGCTTGCACCGCGCGATGCGGAGGGGAAGCGCGTCGCGGCGGGCAAGCGCCTCGAGAACGGCGAGCGCCACGGGGCCGCGACGCCGACGTCGGTGTGA
- a CDS encoding PP2C family protein-serine/threonine phosphatase encodes MSGPIVALSGAATDAGLRRSLNEDAFLSVPPVFLVADGMGGHDRGEVASATAISEFAPFAGRESLTIDDVREALHRARVRVDGLSGGTQAGAGTTLTGVVIADVAGEGYWLALNLGDSRTYRLAAGHLEQISVDHSIVQELLDRGELTPEDASRDRRRNVITRALGAGSDGDADYWMIPASAGDRILVCSDGLPSELPPERIRDILSVEAHPQAAATRLVQEAVLHGGRDNITAIVVDAVSVARRGAATSADGPGIDSDTLPREPVGGMR; translated from the coding sequence GTGAGCGGCCCGATCGTCGCCCTGAGCGGCGCGGCCACGGACGCGGGGCTGCGGCGCTCCCTCAACGAGGACGCTTTCCTGTCCGTGCCGCCCGTGTTCCTCGTCGCCGACGGCATGGGCGGGCACGACCGGGGCGAGGTCGCATCGGCGACCGCGATCTCGGAGTTCGCGCCGTTCGCGGGGCGGGAGAGCCTGACGATCGACGACGTCCGCGAGGCGCTGCACCGCGCGCGTGTGCGCGTCGACGGGCTCTCGGGCGGCACGCAGGCCGGCGCCGGCACGACCCTCACGGGCGTCGTGATCGCCGACGTCGCGGGGGAGGGATACTGGCTCGCGCTGAATCTCGGCGACTCGCGCACGTACCGCCTCGCCGCGGGGCACCTCGAGCAGATCAGCGTCGACCACTCGATCGTGCAGGAGCTCCTGGACCGGGGCGAGCTCACCCCGGAGGACGCCTCGCGCGACCGACGCCGCAACGTCATCACGCGCGCCCTCGGGGCGGGAAGCGACGGCGACGCGGACTACTGGATGATCCCCGCCAGCGCGGGAGATCGCATCCTGGTGTGCTCCGACGGACTGCCGAGCGAACTGCCGCCCGAGCGGATCCGGGACATCCTGAGCGTCGAGGCACATCCGCAGGCGGCGGCCACGCGCCTCGTGCAGGAGGCCGTGCTGCACGGCGGCCGCGACAACATCACGGCGATCGTCGTCGACGCGGTCTCGGTCGCGCGACGTGGCGCGGCGACGTCGGCCGACGGGCCCGGCATCGACTCCGACACCCTTCCGCGAGAGCCCGTGGGAGGGATGCGCTGA
- a CDS encoding recombinase family protein, whose translation MAEIAQDPEDTRADTAPLHLPHAAVECPKCFTELQRDRDWWLARPAGSRLVGLVVSRDDMPSVVQQRDDLTRFGVPIEGFRHPAPDILETWEQRLARLFDTFKPGDVLVVTNVQALGRNVDEGTRTVSALARRGIVVKVLSHGARHLDPAPAV comes from the coding sequence GTGGCGGAGATCGCTCAGGATCCGGAGGACACGCGCGCGGACACCGCACCCCTGCACCTTCCGCATGCCGCCGTGGAGTGCCCCAAGTGCTTCACCGAGCTGCAGCGCGATCGCGACTGGTGGCTCGCGCGCCCCGCGGGGTCGCGCCTGGTGGGGCTCGTCGTCTCGCGCGACGACATGCCGTCGGTCGTGCAGCAGCGCGACGACCTCACGCGCTTCGGCGTGCCGATCGAGGGCTTCCGCCACCCCGCTCCCGACATCCTGGAGACGTGGGAGCAGCGCCTCGCGCGCCTGTTCGACACGTTCAAGCCCGGCGACGTGCTGGTCGTCACGAACGTGCAGGCCCTGGGCCGCAACGTCGACGAGGGCACCCGCACCGTCTCGGCGCTCGCCCGTCGCGGGATCGTCGTGAAGGTGCTGTCCCACGGCGCGCGCCACCTGGATCCGGCACCCGCCGTCTGA
- the pip gene encoding prolyl aminopeptidase, with translation MGGGLDGILYPDTEPSAHGMLDVGDGHRVYWEESGAPDGKPVVFLHGGPGGGTAPWQRRFFDPERYRIILMDQRACGRSEPHASEPDADLSAVTTWHLVADLELLRTHLGIERWQVFGGSWGSALALAYAQTHPERVTELVLRGIFTLRRHELEWFYEGGAQALFPDLWEAYLAPIPSSERSHLIEAYHRRLAHPDPDVHVPAAVAWSVWEASTITLRPDSDAIEKSSQPRSAVAFARIENHFFRHGGWFREGQLIEDAHLLRDIPAVIVQGRYDVCTPMMTAWDLHRAWPEAEFTVVDDAGHAAVEPGIAAALRAATDRFADAR, from the coding sequence ATGGGCGGCGGGCTCGACGGGATCCTGTATCCCGACACCGAACCGTCGGCGCACGGCATGCTCGACGTCGGCGACGGGCACCGCGTGTACTGGGAGGAGAGCGGGGCGCCCGACGGGAAACCCGTCGTGTTCCTGCACGGCGGTCCGGGCGGCGGCACCGCGCCGTGGCAGCGGCGGTTCTTCGACCCGGAGCGCTACCGCATCATCCTGATGGATCAGCGCGCGTGCGGACGCAGCGAGCCGCATGCGAGCGAGCCGGATGCCGACCTGTCGGCCGTGACGACGTGGCACCTGGTGGCCGACCTCGAGCTGCTGCGCACCCACCTCGGCATCGAGCGGTGGCAGGTGTTCGGCGGATCGTGGGGCAGCGCGCTCGCGCTCGCGTACGCGCAGACGCATCCCGAGCGGGTCACCGAGCTCGTGCTGCGCGGCATCTTCACTCTGCGCCGGCACGAGCTCGAGTGGTTCTACGAGGGCGGGGCGCAGGCCCTGTTCCCCGACCTGTGGGAGGCGTACCTCGCGCCGATCCCTTCGAGCGAGCGGTCGCATCTGATCGAGGCGTACCACCGCCGACTGGCGCATCCGGATCCGGACGTCCACGTCCCGGCGGCCGTCGCGTGGAGCGTGTGGGAGGCGTCGACGATCACGCTGCGCCCCGACTCCGACGCGATCGAGAAGTCGTCGCAGCCGCGGTCCGCCGTGGCGTTCGCGCGGATCGAGAACCACTTCTTCCGGCACGGCGGCTGGTTCCGCGAGGGGCAGCTGATCGAGGACGCCCACCTGCTGCGCGACATCCCCGCCGTGATCGTGCAGGGCCGCTACGACGTGTGCACGCCCATGATGACCGCGTGGGATCTGCACCGGGCGTGGCCCGAGGCCGAGTTCACGGTCGTCGACGACGCCGGGCATGCGGCGGTCGAACCCGGCATCGCCGCGGCCCTGAGAGCCGCGACGGACAGGTTCGCCGACGCCCGGTGA
- a CDS encoding glutaredoxin family protein — translation MTDANPGQLTMFGAEWCRDCRRTKAQLDGLGVSYTYVDLEAEPAAAEVAKDISGRTNIPVVLYPDATHHVEPSNADVEAKLRELSLI, via the coding sequence ATGACCGACGCGAACCCCGGACAGCTCACGATGTTCGGCGCCGAGTGGTGCCGCGACTGCCGCCGCACGAAGGCGCAGCTCGACGGCCTGGGCGTCTCCTACACGTACGTCGACCTCGAGGCCGAGCCGGCCGCCGCCGAGGTCGCGAAGGACATCTCGGGCCGCACCAACATCCCGGTCGTGCTCTACCCCGATGCGACGCACCACGTCGAGCCGTCCAACGCCGACGTCGAGGCGAAGCTGCGCGAGCTCAGCCTGATCTGA